One window of the Nicotiana tabacum cultivar K326 chromosome 4, ASM71507v2, whole genome shotgun sequence genome contains the following:
- the LOC107769186 gene encoding uncharacterized protein LOC107769186 isoform X2, with protein sequence MERGKLGPKNPGVCSEEAKHLPVCECGFKMLDSCFLSKTKMLEIEKGANDFNIPIIRSNRKLVATTDGGLHNPSCLVFNSAWKVQQLENEPNKKLNYPSPAAGIERPKSDEDIAFMSILELGQLLKANLITSVELTGIFLKRLKRYGPVLESVITITEELAYKQAKEADQLLAEGKYLGPLHGIPYGLKDIIAVPNYNTTWGSTSFKDQVLDIEAWVYKRLKSEGAVLVAKLVTGSLAYDDVWFGGRTRNPWNIKEYSTGSSAGPASCTSAGLVPFAIGSETAGSITYPASRCGVTALRPTFGAVGRTGVMSIAESLDKLGPFCRNAVDCVIVLDAIRGKDPDDVSSRDIPFSDPFSVDITKLTVGYLEDAEMEVVHVLQSKGVNMVPFNLSYTVDSAQGILNFTMDVEMLAHFDKWQRSNLDDEYEAQDQWPIELRRARAVSAVDYLQAQRARGKLIQQVRESFKVDAFIGNATDWEKVCVGNLVGIPVVVVPTGFKKIYDAPSNDTRRRTTITTGIYAPPDRDHIALALAMAYQSATNHHKQRPPIDDLGANDSILDKPKSL encoded by the exons ATG GAAAGAGGGAAGTTGGGTCCTAAAAACCCCGGTGTATGCTCGGAAGAGGCCAAACATCTTCCAGTTTGTGAATGTGGATTCAAAATGTTGGACTCCTGCTTCTTGAGTAAGACTAAG ATGCTTGAAATCGAAAAGGGCGCAAACGACTTTAACATACCTATAATCAGATCCAACCGAAAGTTGGTTGCCACTACTGACGGAGGTCTGCATAACCCTTCTTGTTTAGTCTTCAATTCTGCATGGAAGGTCCAACAACTAGAAAATGAACCAAACAAAAAGCTCAATTATCCGTCACCTGCTGCTGGTATAGAAAGACCGAAAAGTGATGAGGATATCGCATTCATGAGT ATTCTTGAACTTGGGCAACTTCTCAAGGCTAATCTAATCACATCAGTGGAGCTGACTGGAATTTTCTTGAAGAGACTGAAGAG GTATGGTCCTGTCCTTGAATCCGTCATTACAATTACTGAAGAATTAGCATATAAACAAGCAAAAGAGGCGGATCAACTGCTTGCTGAAGGCAAATATTTGG GTCCTCTTCATGGGATTCCCTATGGTCTGAAGGACATCATAGCGGTACCTAACTATAACACAACATGGGGTTCAACATCTTTTAAAGACCAAGTTCTTGATATTGAAGCTTGGGTTTATAAGAG GCTGAAATCCGAGGGAGCAGTTCTTGTTGCAAAGTTAGTAACTGGTTCTTTAGCATACGATGACGTCTGGTTTGGTGGTAGAACAAGAAACCCGTGGAATATTAAGGAATATTCTACAGGTTCATCAGCAGGGCCTGCTTCTTGCACCTCAGCAG GTTTGGTTCCATTTGCAATCGGTTCAGAAACTGCCGGCTCTATTACCTATCCAGCTTCTCGCTGTGGCGTGACAGCACTGCGGCCCACTTTTGGAGCTGTTGGTCGAACGGGTGTTATGAGCATAGCCGAAAGCTTG GATAAATTAGGCCCTTTTTGTAGAAATGCTGTGGATTGTGTGATTGTTCTGGATGCCATTCGGGGAAAGGACCCAGATGATGTTTCATCCAGAGACATACCCTTTAGCGATCCATTCTCCGTTGATATCACAAAACTTACTGTTGGATATCTTGAGGATGCTGAGATGGAA GTTGTTCATGTACTTCAATCAAAGGGAGTGAATATGGTCCCGTTTAACCTGAGTTACACTGTTGATTCTGCCCAAGGTATCCTCAATTTCACAATGGATGTTGAGATGCTGGCTCACTTCGACAAATGGCAGCGGTCAAATCTGGATGATGAATATGAAGCCCAAGATCAGTGGCCTATTGAACTTCGCCGAGCACGTGCCGTATCTGCGGTTGACTATCTTCAG GCACAAAGGGCTAGAGGTAAATTGATTCAGCAAGTGAGAGAAAGTTTCAAAGTTGACGCGTTTATTGGAAATGCAACTGATTGGGAGAAAGTTTGTGTTGGCAATCTTGTGGGTATCCCAGTAGTAGTTGTTCCGACAGGATTCAAAAAGATATATGATGCACCGTCAAATGATACTCGCAGGAGAACAACAATCACTACAGGCATATATGCTCCTCCAGACCGTGATCATATC GCCTTAGCTTTAGCAATGGCTTATCAATCAGCCACCAATCATCATAAGCAGCGGCCACCAATTGATGACCTTGGGGCAAATGATTCTATACTAGACAAACCAAAATCCTTGTAG
- the LOC107769186 gene encoding uncharacterized protein LOC107769186 isoform X1 yields MAYNNVVSEMGDVGYPLPASSGRRLLPLPMFVRLFLVFTLLLNSNSVSSYSSGGYWDVTCNNSADMERGKLGPKNPGVCSEEAKHLPVCECGFKMLDSCFLSKTKMLEIEKGANDFNIPIIRSNRKLVATTDGGLHNPSCLVFNSAWKVQQLENEPNKKLNYPSPAAGIERPKSDEDIAFMSILELGQLLKANLITSVELTGIFLKRLKRYGPVLESVITITEELAYKQAKEADQLLAEGKYLGPLHGIPYGLKDIIAVPNYNTTWGSTSFKDQVLDIEAWVYKRLKSEGAVLVAKLVTGSLAYDDVWFGGRTRNPWNIKEYSTGSSAGPASCTSAGLVPFAIGSETAGSITYPASRCGVTALRPTFGAVGRTGVMSIAESLDKLGPFCRNAVDCVIVLDAIRGKDPDDVSSRDIPFSDPFSVDITKLTVGYLEDAEMEVVHVLQSKGVNMVPFNLSYTVDSAQGILNFTMDVEMLAHFDKWQRSNLDDEYEAQDQWPIELRRARAVSAVDYLQAQRARGKLIQQVRESFKVDAFIGNATDWEKVCVGNLVGIPVVVVPTGFKKIYDAPSNDTRRRTTITTGIYAPPDRDHIALALAMAYQSATNHHKQRPPIDDLGANDSILDKPKSL; encoded by the exons ATGGCCTATAATAACGTGGTGAGTGAAATGGGCGACGTGGGTTACCCACTTCCGGCAAGTTCAGGTCGTCGGTTGTTGCCGTTGCCCATGTTCGTGCGGTTGTTTCTTGTATTTACTTTGTTGCTAAATAGCAACTCAGTTTCTTCATATTCATCAGGAGGATACTGGGATGTTACCTGCAACAATTCTGCAGATATG GAAAGAGGGAAGTTGGGTCCTAAAAACCCCGGTGTATGCTCGGAAGAGGCCAAACATCTTCCAGTTTGTGAATGTGGATTCAAAATGTTGGACTCCTGCTTCTTGAGTAAGACTAAG ATGCTTGAAATCGAAAAGGGCGCAAACGACTTTAACATACCTATAATCAGATCCAACCGAAAGTTGGTTGCCACTACTGACGGAGGTCTGCATAACCCTTCTTGTTTAGTCTTCAATTCTGCATGGAAGGTCCAACAACTAGAAAATGAACCAAACAAAAAGCTCAATTATCCGTCACCTGCTGCTGGTATAGAAAGACCGAAAAGTGATGAGGATATCGCATTCATGAGT ATTCTTGAACTTGGGCAACTTCTCAAGGCTAATCTAATCACATCAGTGGAGCTGACTGGAATTTTCTTGAAGAGACTGAAGAG GTATGGTCCTGTCCTTGAATCCGTCATTACAATTACTGAAGAATTAGCATATAAACAAGCAAAAGAGGCGGATCAACTGCTTGCTGAAGGCAAATATTTGG GTCCTCTTCATGGGATTCCCTATGGTCTGAAGGACATCATAGCGGTACCTAACTATAACACAACATGGGGTTCAACATCTTTTAAAGACCAAGTTCTTGATATTGAAGCTTGGGTTTATAAGAG GCTGAAATCCGAGGGAGCAGTTCTTGTTGCAAAGTTAGTAACTGGTTCTTTAGCATACGATGACGTCTGGTTTGGTGGTAGAACAAGAAACCCGTGGAATATTAAGGAATATTCTACAGGTTCATCAGCAGGGCCTGCTTCTTGCACCTCAGCAG GTTTGGTTCCATTTGCAATCGGTTCAGAAACTGCCGGCTCTATTACCTATCCAGCTTCTCGCTGTGGCGTGACAGCACTGCGGCCCACTTTTGGAGCTGTTGGTCGAACGGGTGTTATGAGCATAGCCGAAAGCTTG GATAAATTAGGCCCTTTTTGTAGAAATGCTGTGGATTGTGTGATTGTTCTGGATGCCATTCGGGGAAAGGACCCAGATGATGTTTCATCCAGAGACATACCCTTTAGCGATCCATTCTCCGTTGATATCACAAAACTTACTGTTGGATATCTTGAGGATGCTGAGATGGAA GTTGTTCATGTACTTCAATCAAAGGGAGTGAATATGGTCCCGTTTAACCTGAGTTACACTGTTGATTCTGCCCAAGGTATCCTCAATTTCACAATGGATGTTGAGATGCTGGCTCACTTCGACAAATGGCAGCGGTCAAATCTGGATGATGAATATGAAGCCCAAGATCAGTGGCCTATTGAACTTCGCCGAGCACGTGCCGTATCTGCGGTTGACTATCTTCAG GCACAAAGGGCTAGAGGTAAATTGATTCAGCAAGTGAGAGAAAGTTTCAAAGTTGACGCGTTTATTGGAAATGCAACTGATTGGGAGAAAGTTTGTGTTGGCAATCTTGTGGGTATCCCAGTAGTAGTTGTTCCGACAGGATTCAAAAAGATATATGATGCACCGTCAAATGATACTCGCAGGAGAACAACAATCACTACAGGCATATATGCTCCTCCAGACCGTGATCATATC GCCTTAGCTTTAGCAATGGCTTATCAATCAGCCACCAATCATCATAAGCAGCGGCCACCAATTGATGACCTTGGGGCAAATGATTCTATACTAGACAAACCAAAATCCTTGTAG